One genomic region from Augochlora pura isolate Apur16 chromosome 7, APUR_v2.2.1, whole genome shotgun sequence encodes:
- the LOC144472427 gene encoding tRNA pseudouridine(38/39) synthase isoform X2 yields the protein MISTMSTENKQTMCLIKDLELLDKSELIEKIIRLEENNKQLKATINRLNKKSKLNTAVKSKRPFDFSKCDKRHILLKFYYLGWDYNGFVVQDSINNTIEDHLFAALTKSCCIESRETSNYHRCGRTDKGVSSFSQVISIDIRSRLKPEDRHKLNEELPYCKILNRLLPSSIRCTAWCPVPQDFSARFDCKFRTYKYFFPRGRLNIEAMDQAVKYAIGEHDFRNICKMDVANGVTNYKRTVLDAKVFLHRANFRNIPAYDMCEMNIKSHAFLWHQIRCLMGILLLVGQGKEQPEIVMELLDIVKCPRKPQYNMAHELPLNLWYCEYEERLDHEHNQICYDRKHVV from the exons ATGATATCAACTATGTCGAcagaaaacaaacaaacaatgtgtttaataaaagatttagAACTACTTGACAAATCCGAAttgatagaaaaaataataagactagaagaaaataacaaacaattaaaggCTACAATTAACAGGTTAAACAAAAAATCAAAACTCAATACTGCTGTTAAATCAAAAAGGCCATTTGATTTCTCAAAATGCGATAAAAGACACattcttctaaaattttattatctcggATGGGATTACAATGGTTTTGTTGTGCAAGATAGTATCAACAACACCATAGAAGACCATTTATTTGCTGCATTGACAAAAAGTTGTTGTATAGAATCTCGAGAAACTTCAAATTACCATAGATGTGGTAGAACAGACAAAGGTGTCAGTTCTTTCTCACAGGTAATTTCAATTGATATAAGAAGCAGATTAAAACCTGAAGATCGACACAAGTTAAACGAAGAACTACCGTATTGTAAGATATTGAATAGGTTACTACCTTCTAGCATAAGATGCACTGCATGGTGTCCTGTTCCACAAGATTTCTCTGCAAGATTTGACTGCAAATTTCGAACGTACAAGTATTTTTTTCCAAGAGGAAGATTGAATATAGAAGCCATGGACCAGGCAGTGAAATACGCTATAGGAGAGCATGATTTTCGCAATATCTGTAAAATGGACGTAGCAAATGGAGTCACCAATTACAAAAGAACAGTGCTCGATGCAAAAGTATTTTTGCATAGAGcaaattttagaaacattCCAGCATATGATATGTGTGAAATGAATATAAAGAGTCATGCATTCTTGTGGCATCAGATTCGCTGTTTGATGGGAATTCTATTACTTGTTGGTCAAGGAAAAGAGCAACCAGAAATTGTTATGGAACTTTTGGACATTGTTAAATGCCCTAGGAAACCACAATACAATATGGCTCATGAGTTACCATTGAACCTTTGGTATTGCGAATATGAAG AAAGATTGGACCATGAACACAATCAAATCTGCTATGATAGAAAACATGTTGTCTGA
- the LOC144472427 gene encoding tRNA pseudouridine(38/39) synthase isoform X3, with amino-acid sequence MDQAVKYAIGEHDFRNICKMDVANGVTNYKRTVLDAKVFLHRANFRNIPAYDMCEMNIKSHAFLWHQIRCLMGILLLVGQGKEQPEIVMELLDIVKCPRKPQYNMAHELPLNLWYCEYEGNEWYNDKEELMTTIKTLQKDWTMNTIKSAMIENMLSDLETIMDSNDLASQSDSLLLGVQSRIYQPLMKRVTCDSLETKIENYNKRKRKE; translated from the coding sequence ATGGACCAGGCAGTGAAATACGCTATAGGAGAGCATGATTTTCGCAATATCTGTAAAATGGACGTAGCAAATGGAGTCACCAATTACAAAAGAACAGTGCTCGATGCAAAAGTATTTTTGCATAGAGcaaattttagaaacattCCAGCATATGATATGTGTGAAATGAATATAAAGAGTCATGCATTCTTGTGGCATCAGATTCGCTGTTTGATGGGAATTCTATTACTTGTTGGTCAAGGAAAAGAGCAACCAGAAATTGTTATGGAACTTTTGGACATTGTTAAATGCCCTAGGAAACCACAATACAATATGGCTCATGAGTTACCATTGAACCTTTGGTATTGCGAATATGAAGGTAATGAGTGGTACAATGATAAAGAAGAACTAATGACCACGATAAAAACATTGCAGAAAGATTGGACCATGAACACAATCAAATCTGCTATGATAGAAAACATGTTGTCTGATTTAGAGACGATTATGGACTCTAATGATTTAGCTTCTCAGAGTGACTCGCTGCTTTTAGGTGTGCAATCAAGGATTTACCAACCATTAATGAAGAGAGTCACCTGTGATAGTTTGGAGACCAAGATAGAAAACTACaacaaaaggaaaagaaaagaatga
- the LOC144472427 gene encoding tRNA pseudouridine(38/39) synthase isoform X1 has product MISTMSTENKQTMCLIKDLELLDKSELIEKIIRLEENNKQLKATINRLNKKSKLNTAVKSKRPFDFSKCDKRHILLKFYYLGWDYNGFVVQDSINNTIEDHLFAALTKSCCIESRETSNYHRCGRTDKGVSSFSQVISIDIRSRLKPEDRHKLNEELPYCKILNRLLPSSIRCTAWCPVPQDFSARFDCKFRTYKYFFPRGRLNIEAMDQAVKYAIGEHDFRNICKMDVANGVTNYKRTVLDAKVFLHRANFRNIPAYDMCEMNIKSHAFLWHQIRCLMGILLLVGQGKEQPEIVMELLDIVKCPRKPQYNMAHELPLNLWYCEYEGNEWYNDKEELMTTIKTLQKDWTMNTIKSAMIENMLSDLETIMDSNDLASQSDSLLLGVQSRIYQPLMKRVTCDSLETKIENYNKRKRKE; this is encoded by the coding sequence ATGATATCAACTATGTCGAcagaaaacaaacaaacaatgtgtttaataaaagatttagAACTACTTGACAAATCCGAAttgatagaaaaaataataagactagaagaaaataacaaacaattaaaggCTACAATTAACAGGTTAAACAAAAAATCAAAACTCAATACTGCTGTTAAATCAAAAAGGCCATTTGATTTCTCAAAATGCGATAAAAGACACattcttctaaaattttattatctcggATGGGATTACAATGGTTTTGTTGTGCAAGATAGTATCAACAACACCATAGAAGACCATTTATTTGCTGCATTGACAAAAAGTTGTTGTATAGAATCTCGAGAAACTTCAAATTACCATAGATGTGGTAGAACAGACAAAGGTGTCAGTTCTTTCTCACAGGTAATTTCAATTGATATAAGAAGCAGATTAAAACCTGAAGATCGACACAAGTTAAACGAAGAACTACCGTATTGTAAGATATTGAATAGGTTACTACCTTCTAGCATAAGATGCACTGCATGGTGTCCTGTTCCACAAGATTTCTCTGCAAGATTTGACTGCAAATTTCGAACGTACAAGTATTTTTTTCCAAGAGGAAGATTGAATATAGAAGCCATGGACCAGGCAGTGAAATACGCTATAGGAGAGCATGATTTTCGCAATATCTGTAAAATGGACGTAGCAAATGGAGTCACCAATTACAAAAGAACAGTGCTCGATGCAAAAGTATTTTTGCATAGAGcaaattttagaaacattCCAGCATATGATATGTGTGAAATGAATATAAAGAGTCATGCATTCTTGTGGCATCAGATTCGCTGTTTGATGGGAATTCTATTACTTGTTGGTCAAGGAAAAGAGCAACCAGAAATTGTTATGGAACTTTTGGACATTGTTAAATGCCCTAGGAAACCACAATACAATATGGCTCATGAGTTACCATTGAACCTTTGGTATTGCGAATATGAAGGTAATGAGTGGTACAATGATAAAGAAGAACTAATGACCACGATAAAAACATTGCAGAAAGATTGGACCATGAACACAATCAAATCTGCTATGATAGAAAACATGTTGTCTGATTTAGAGACGATTATGGACTCTAATGATTTAGCTTCTCAGAGTGACTCGCTGCTTTTAGGTGTGCAATCAAGGATTTACCAACCATTAATGAAGAGAGTCACCTGTGATAGTTTGGAGACCAAGATAGAAAACTACaacaaaaggaaaagaaaagaatga